One part of the Podarcis muralis chromosome 3, rPodMur119.hap1.1, whole genome shotgun sequence genome encodes these proteins:
- the FBXO28 gene encoding F-box only protein 28 — MAVVAAAERLLSEGEGGAMDSARLSPPPLPQPRGGGGGGGEAQPLEQLPQSNTLVGLPIVAIEGILGFLSYDETSQLRLVCKRMDLVCQRMLNQGFLKVERYHNLCQKQVKAQLPRRESERRNHSLARHADILAAVETRLSLLNMTFMKYVDSNLCCFIPGKVIDEIYRVLRYVNSTKAPQRAHEVLQELRDISSMAMEYFDEKIVPILKRKLPGSDVSGRLIAAAPVPGPSAALTTMQLFSKQNPSRQEVTKLQQQVKTNGAGVTVLRREISELRTKVQEQQKQLQDQDQKLLEQTQIIGEQNARLAELERKLREVMESAVGNSSGSAPSEETPRKRKKAVESIGALRKSKRLRNNK, encoded by the exons AtggcggtggtggcggcggccGAGCGGCTCCTGTCGGAGGGGGAAGGAGGCGCCATGGACTCGGCGCGGCTCTCGCCGCCGCctctgccccagccccgcggcggcggcggcggcggcggggaagcGCAGCCCCTCGAGCAGCTCCCGCAGAGCAACACGCTGGTGGGGCTGCCCATCGTGGCCATCGAGGGCATCCTGGGCTTCCTGTCCTACGACGAGACCAGCCAGCTCCGCCTG GTTTGTAAGCGAATGGACTTGGTCTGCCAGAGAATGCTGAATCAGGGATTTCTGAAAGTGGAAAGATACCACAACTTGTGCCAGAAACAGGTTAAAGCACAGCTCCCAAG ACGGGAATCGGAACGGAGAAATCACTCGCTAGCTCGCCATGCagacattcttgctgctgtagaaaCAAGGCTGTCCCTGCTAAATATGACCTTCATGAAGTATGTGGATTCTAACCTCTGCTGCTTTATACCTGGGAAG GTAATTGATGAAATTTATCGTGTGTTAAGGTATGTAAACTCTACCAAAGCTCCTCAGAGAGCCCACGAAGTCCTTCAGGAGTTAAGGGACATTTCATCGATGGCAATGGAATATTTTGATGAGAAGATTGTTCCAATTCTAAAAAGAAAATTGCCTGGATCAGATGTATCGGGACGGCTTATAGCGGCAGCTCCAG TTCCAGGTCCTTCTGCAGCCTTAACAACAATGCAGCTCTTCTCCAAACAAAACCCATCGAGGCAGGAGGTCACCAAACTCCAGCAGCAAGTTAAAACCAACGGTGCAGGTGTGACTGTGCTAAGGCGCGAAATATCGGAGCTTCGCACCAAAGTGCAAGAGCAACAGAAGCAGCTGCAAGATCAAGATCAGAAACTGCTTGAGCAAACCCAGATCATAGGTGAGCAGAATGCCCGATTGGCTGAGCTCGAACGTAAACTGCGAGAGGTTATGGAAAGCGCAGTGGGCAATTCCTCAGGGTCAGCACCAAGCGAGGAGACTCCTAGGAAAAGGAAGAAGGCTGTTGAATCAATAGGTGCGCTTAGGAAGTCTAAACGCCTTCGAAATAATAAATAA